From the genome of Biomphalaria glabrata chromosome 17, xgBioGlab47.1, whole genome shotgun sequence, one region includes:
- the LOC106064434 gene encoding uncharacterized protein LOC106064434 has translation MLLTKYSKMSASIVPYSAVLCGGRSVVVDAMTKAQVHEMYTLVQDAAQAGLGFGADEYTDEEEFLEDIEDGFQFAVMDKDSGEMVAAFVLAVSKYSRGCLTADPFIVVKPNMRGYRLGSFCMTTCVKFAKELGFMGIYCDTFSNNTPMIKIVESLPGFQKVGCLPMGGLLKDGQIVGTEIYYKDLRNDQG, from the coding sequence atgctCCTGACAAAGTATTCTAAGATGTCTGCTTCTATTGTTCCCTACAGTGCAGTCTTGTGCGGTGGACGCAGTGTTGTTGTCGATGCAATGACCAAAGCTCAGGTTCATGAGATGTACACCCTTGTACAAGATGCCGCCCAAGCTGGTCTTGGGTTTGGTGCGGATGAATACACAGATGAAGAGGAGTTTCTGGAGGATATCGAAGACGGGTTCCAGTTTGCGGTCATGGACAAAGACTCTGGGGAAATGGTGGCTGCATTTGTTCTGGCCGTTAGCAAATACTCCCGGGGCTGCCTAACAGCGGACCCTTTCATAGTGGTCAAGCCAAACATGAGAGGATACCGACTTGGCTCGTTCTGCATGACCACATGCGTCAAATTCGCCAAGGAGCTTGGATTCATGGGGATTTACTGTGACACTTTCAGTAACAACACACCTATGATCAAAATCGTGGAGAGCCTGCCAGGCTTTCAAAAGGTCGGCTGTTTGCCCATGGGTGGCCTCCTTAAAGATGGACAGATAGTTGGAACTGAAATATATTATAAGGATCTTCGCAACGATCAAGGTTAA